The Xanthocytophaga agilis genome has a window encoding:
- a CDS encoding carboxypeptidase-like regulatory domain-containing protein: protein MTTKVLLATSLVFTLFACSCKKDSDTTSPDDSKNPDWGSQPPLPVVNGEATFRLSGNEFYVNVMGNVQPRTPNFPSLSVKKGVLRGYVADLSGKPIKGAYIGVRVTVIGGSYSGASAETNEKGYYEINLPIGAVQYYATGYTIDYGEGRAVVGLHPADDNISGFASETGSVENFVLESYGIGDKDDALQQPGNSTHYYGGAISLDYQVDWDHTIPNYLPEDGEIELHLIPEEPGLYGENKSFRIYKKIGYSKLTIVNIPVGKYIIKAKLTDGRELKMREVGTYAGYYPAFGLKPAEAKGSASMLFTPVVGRTPQMVPAHGGNWESTQIQLELP from the coding sequence ATGACAACCAAAGTATTACTTGCAACTTCCTTAGTATTCACCTTATTTGCGTGTAGCTGCAAAAAAGACTCTGACACCACTAGTCCTGATGATTCGAAAAACCCTGACTGGGGTAGCCAGCCCCCGCTTCCTGTCGTAAATGGAGAGGCTACTTTTCGTCTGAGTGGAAACGAATTTTATGTAAATGTAATGGGCAATGTTCAGCCCCGAACTCCAAATTTCCCTTCACTATCCGTTAAAAAAGGGGTACTTCGTGGGTATGTGGCAGATTTGAGTGGGAAACCGATAAAGGGAGCCTATATAGGAGTGCGGGTGACTGTAATTGGTGGCTCTTATAGTGGGGCTTCTGCCGAAACAAATGAAAAAGGGTATTATGAAATAAATCTTCCTATCGGAGCCGTGCAGTATTATGCAACAGGCTATACCATCGATTATGGCGAAGGAAGAGCAGTGGTAGGTTTACATCCAGCAGATGACAATATATCAGGGTTTGCCTCAGAAACAGGGAGTGTAGAAAATTTTGTTCTTGAGTCTTATGGTATAGGCGACAAAGATGACGCTCTTCAACAGCCAGGCAATTCCACCCATTATTATGGAGGCGCAATTAGTTTGGATTATCAGGTAGATTGGGATCATACTATTCCTAACTACTTGCCTGAAGATGGCGAAATTGAGCTTCATCTTATCCCTGAAGAACCAGGCTTGTATGGAGAAAACAAGTCTTTCAGGATTTACAAAAAGATTGGATATTCCAAGTTGACCATTGTCAATATACCTGTAGGAAAATATATCATCAAGGCAAAGCTTACAGATGGCCGAGAGTTAAAAATGCGTGAAGTGGGTACCTATGCAGGCTACTATCCTGCCTTTGGTCTTAAACCTGCAGAAGCCAAAGGCTCTGCCAGTATGCTTTTTACGCCAGTTGTGGGCAGAACTCCACAAATGGTGCCAGCACATGGTGGCAATTGGGAGAGCACACAAATCCAGCTCGAGTTACCCTAG
- a CDS encoding IPT/TIG domain-containing protein yields the protein MKNYVSLLGLLLLLFCLMNCKKDDVLKNNTPPDEEPDTTNGDTILAERRVEIFESINVFLNDLSWNDRAKAQSAIVAHLKKIPEFKKVEYDETSDNIIAQFTDGAIYMMVNNRNTDKDIPEPDYGKLKQTSSSQRTTAYEYPAIPESSNVYIFKGVGNYFKSSYIGTPFYKFLFDFEKQKTGYKATIVDATINNLKDIKDAGVFYYCSHGGMGRFKDNPKDSIYGSWTTEKVTVDLEKKYRKEIKAGELVYMDAYDRHENGKKVAETHFAITAKFVDKYMSFPKNSLIYLDLCQSFRVKDYWWAFHSKSQGTGTVIGWSDNVGDDDAHKATSFVFDRLLGVNLQGYPVIPHETPKQRSFDFPSVYKDMVKRNLVESTPYSSRPYQVAFLKYQEGPNKDIVLRPSISYMQVYEYFDWLFIYGLFGEDPGAGKRFVTIDGETTEILEWTPQMIKCKIKSSGKGSAGEVIVKVKGNESRPRILTEWRGELLYKRPSAGSYMEEVTLKIHLRRDIAQYRKGAGLKPEKIDASPFTGPARDSKAIYKFGGSAKYVNKDENCTYTYYANWISQQGEIGLYDINKPNQEGVLLISTEKTNGFELSGLNFIAVKPSQNSVYNDWACSSSSGTSDKAYDNMTLENPGKSFLLFNFQFDQDFTIKAGKVEGKGLDRSEIEYADGNIPEFGITLEWKAIKPNFLPKSDYAL from the coding sequence ATGAAAAACTATGTATCCCTATTAGGCTTACTCCTTTTGTTGTTCTGCCTGATGAACTGCAAAAAAGATGATGTACTAAAAAATAATACGCCCCCAGATGAAGAACCAGATACTACCAATGGAGATACCATTTTGGCAGAACGAAGGGTAGAAATCTTTGAATCTATCAATGTCTTTTTAAATGACCTCTCCTGGAACGATAGAGCCAAGGCACAAAGTGCGATTGTGGCTCATCTGAAAAAGATCCCCGAATTCAAAAAGGTGGAGTATGATGAAACCTCTGACAACATCATAGCTCAATTCACCGATGGAGCTATCTATATGATGGTCAATAACAGGAACACAGATAAAGATATCCCTGAACCTGACTATGGTAAGCTGAAACAAACCTCCTCTAGCCAAAGAACAACAGCCTATGAATATCCGGCTATTCCTGAAAGTAGCAATGTATATATATTCAAAGGGGTAGGTAACTATTTTAAGAGTTCGTATATCGGAACTCCTTTTTATAAATTCCTTTTCGATTTTGAAAAACAAAAGACAGGGTACAAAGCCACTATTGTTGATGCGACAATCAACAACCTGAAAGACATCAAGGATGCCGGGGTATTTTATTACTGTTCACATGGTGGAATGGGAAGATTTAAAGACAATCCAAAAGATTCTATTTATGGCTCATGGACTACAGAAAAGGTGACCGTAGACTTAGAAAAGAAATACAGGAAAGAAATCAAAGCAGGGGAACTGGTTTATATGGATGCCTATGACAGACATGAAAATGGAAAAAAAGTAGCTGAAACCCATTTTGCGATTACAGCTAAGTTCGTTGATAAATACATGTCTTTCCCTAAAAACAGCCTGATCTATCTTGATTTGTGTCAGAGTTTTAGAGTAAAAGATTACTGGTGGGCATTTCATAGCAAGTCGCAGGGAACAGGTACTGTGATCGGATGGTCTGATAACGTAGGAGATGATGATGCACACAAAGCAACTTCCTTTGTATTTGACCGATTACTGGGAGTGAATTTACAAGGATATCCTGTGATCCCTCATGAAACACCCAAACAAAGGTCTTTCGACTTTCCTTCTGTATATAAGGATATGGTCAAGAGAAACCTTGTCGAATCAACACCCTATTCATCAAGGCCTTATCAGGTAGCCTTTCTAAAATACCAGGAAGGTCCCAATAAAGATATTGTACTCAGGCCTTCCATTTCCTATATGCAGGTATATGAGTATTTCGACTGGCTGTTTATTTATGGCCTTTTTGGTGAAGATCCCGGGGCTGGCAAACGATTTGTAACCATTGATGGGGAAACAACAGAGATATTAGAATGGACACCACAGATGATCAAATGCAAGATCAAATCTTCAGGTAAAGGCTCTGCCGGAGAGGTAATCGTGAAGGTAAAAGGGAATGAAAGTCGCCCAAGAATACTCACCGAATGGAGAGGAGAATTGCTATACAAACGACCCTCAGCGGGGTCCTATATGGAAGAAGTAACTCTGAAGATCCATTTGAGAAGAGACATAGCTCAGTACAGGAAAGGAGCAGGATTAAAACCTGAGAAAATAGACGCTTCCCCTTTTACAGGTCCTGCAAGGGATAGTAAAGCTATATATAAGTTTGGTGGGTCTGCAAAGTATGTAAATAAAGACGAAAATTGCACCTATACTTATTATGCCAACTGGATATCCCAACAGGGAGAGATTGGACTTTATGATATAAATAAACCTAATCAGGAAGGGGTTTTACTTATTAGTACAGAAAAAACAAACGGATTCGAACTAAGTGGATTGAACTTTATTGCTGTAAAGCCCTCCCAGAATTCAGTATACAATGATTGGGCCTGTAGTTCATCCAGTGGCACCTCTGATAAAGCCTACGATAATATGACACTGGAAAACCCCGGAAAGAGTTTTCTGCTATTCAATTTTCAGTTTGACCAGGACTTTACAATTAAAGCCGGAAAAGTAGAGGGGAAAGGATTGGACCGATCAGAAATAGAATATGCAGATGGCAACATTCCTGAGTTTGGAATCACACTTGAGTGGAAGGCTATCAAACCTAATTTTCTACCTAAATCAGACTATGCTTTGTAA
- a CDS encoding AraC family transcriptional regulator → MNLSFRLITPQANRSYSFRRELLGFTTLWHYHPELELVYFMKGKVNALVGDTFRDFAEGDLVLLGSNFPHIFKEQPEYQAANPTVNPYGLMLQFQENFLGKEFLEKPETIRLRHLFERARRGLLFKPNVVESLQPVLETLHTQGETRQLLMLLDILFTMAETQDYDYLTNQDYFFHINDDDEHRLARVRQYVYENFKSKITVAKVASIANMSETAFCRYFKSRTSKNFTRFLNEVRVAYACKVLHKPDTTVSDACFRSGFNSLSYFNRQFKAIMQVSPQRYLR, encoded by the coding sequence ATGAATTTGTCGTTTCGGCTAATCACCCCACAAGCTAATCGTTCCTATAGCTTTCGCAGAGAGTTATTGGGTTTTACTACGCTCTGGCATTACCATCCGGAGCTGGAGCTGGTGTATTTTATGAAAGGGAAGGTGAATGCGCTGGTTGGTGATACATTCCGTGACTTTGCAGAAGGGGATCTGGTGTTACTGGGTTCCAACTTTCCACATATATTCAAAGAACAACCAGAATATCAGGCAGCTAACCCTACGGTAAATCCGTATGGCCTAATGCTTCAGTTTCAGGAAAATTTTCTCGGAAAAGAGTTTCTCGAAAAGCCTGAAACTATCAGATTGCGCCATCTGTTTGAGCGTGCCCGTCGTGGACTGTTATTTAAACCCAATGTGGTAGAGTCGTTACAACCTGTATTGGAAACACTGCATACCCAGGGAGAAACGCGCCAGTTGCTGATGTTGCTGGATATTCTCTTCACCATGGCTGAAACTCAGGACTATGATTACCTAACCAATCAGGATTACTTTTTTCATATCAACGACGATGACGAGCATAGGCTGGCTCGTGTACGGCAGTATGTATATGAAAACTTTAAGTCCAAGATTACGGTAGCTAAAGTAGCTTCTATTGCCAATATGAGTGAAACAGCCTTTTGTCGTTACTTTAAAAGTCGTACCTCCAAAAACTTTACCCGTTTTCTGAATGAAGTCCGGGTTGCATATGCCTGTAAGGTTCTGCACAAACCCGATACTACAGTTTCAGATGCCTGCTTTCGGTCGGGCTTTAATAGCCTTTCCTACTTCAACCGGCAATTTAAAGCTATTATGCAAGTTTCACCTCAGCGATATCTACGCTAA
- a CDS encoding LytTR family DNA-binding domain-containing protein, producing the protein MNEATIKLKVLLVDDEPYALDILETYLQGLAEMEIIGRCSNALEAFQILQRTSVDLLFLDIRMPGLQGTELIKSLKCPPKVIFTTAFENYALEGFELNAVDYLLKPVSFPRFLKAIDKVFALLHTRNTHTGDHITEPSLSVQEVFLYLKVERKTVKLNVSDILWIESEGDYVKVKLKERVVVSKYKISLLEELLPEDQFIRIHRSYMVSIAKIDSFHANFVEIGGAKLPIGRSYKEECSIRFKTGF; encoded by the coding sequence ATGAATGAAGCAACTATAAAATTAAAGGTGCTATTAGTAGACGATGAACCTTATGCCTTGGACATTCTTGAAACTTATCTTCAAGGTCTTGCCGAAATGGAAATAATAGGCAGATGTTCCAATGCATTGGAGGCTTTTCAGATTTTACAACGAACCTCTGTTGATCTATTATTTTTAGATATACGGATGCCAGGATTACAAGGTACCGAGCTAATCAAAAGCCTTAAATGCCCTCCTAAAGTTATTTTTACTACCGCTTTTGAAAATTATGCCCTGGAAGGTTTTGAATTAAATGCAGTAGACTATCTGTTGAAACCTGTTTCCTTTCCCCGCTTTCTAAAAGCAATAGACAAAGTATTTGCTCTGTTGCATACTCGAAACACCCATACAGGTGATCATATAACAGAGCCTTCCCTTTCTGTTCAGGAAGTCTTTCTGTACCTGAAAGTAGAAAGAAAAACGGTAAAGCTTAACGTGTCCGATATTCTATGGATAGAGAGTGAAGGCGATTATGTGAAAGTAAAGTTGAAAGAGAGGGTAGTAGTCTCAAAATATAAAATCAGTTTACTGGAAGAGCTTTTACCGGAAGATCAGTTTATAAGGATACACAGATCCTATATGGTATCTATTGCAAAGATTGATAGCTTCCATGCTAATTTCGTGGAAATCGGAGGGGCAAAATTGCCAATTGGCAGAAGCTATAAGGAAGAATGCAGCATTCGGTTTAAGACCGGTTTTTAA
- a CDS encoding SusC/RagA family TonB-linked outer membrane protein — protein MKKQLPDGLPSILLSTNARLLVLSILIFFVCSTRILAQNTPIRGKVLEGTSKEPLIGASVTVKGERIGTITDAKGEFSLSVPPNAILEISSIGYVTQSVTVGNQTMLTITLAEDLTNLGEVVVTALGIKKEQKKLGYATSTVSAEQISENRSPNFINTLSGKIAGVNISSLGTGPGGTAKVRIRGQSSIGGQNGPLIVVNGVPINNTNFGSNQGNSGADNSIASRIATNTSDGGDGLSSINPDDIETMTVLKGATAAALYGSRAKDGVIMITTKSKGEKKGIGLSYNLNYTNDTPLDFTDYQYEYGQGENGVRPTTANPTSGQWSFGEKFAPGMTQVLFNNITVPYVPVRNRIRDFYRNGQNISHTVALSSNGEKGGLNLSIANIDNKGIVPNHSFNRKIINLGFSYNLTPKLSFAGNINYSNEKTRNAPNISQQDLTIPTSLMNLANSMPLDLLEANKFNADGNETVYSRFTNRTNPYFTLSERFQNVIRDRIFGNVSVKYNILSWLSVQARVGQDYWSRDQDYNTPTGTAFLSPAPAGFVNGNYVQETRRFREINKDILISASKTFGKFGIDLNVGGNQLYVRQDYNSVYVQDFVVRGLYTVMNSRQKEPLYVLTERAVNSLYGSGEFSFKNFLFLNVTARNDWFSTLSPANRSILYPSVSLSYVLSDSFDGLPQWVNFVKLRAAYAQVGSDTDVPAYSNNLFYNINPALFANPSGSMQPVGTISGNTVPNPNLKPMRVDEKEAGFEVKLFNNRVNIDFAIYKKVTTDQIVTAQVSDASGYINTLVNSGQSQNVGQEMLVNLVPVQSSTFKWDITFNASHNKTKVLSLLTDKPGERITVGTGFFGGELRQVVGQEMGQIYSFGFRRDEQGRQVFGSSGLPLRTTDLISFGSALPEWVGGITNSFNYKGIALSFLIDFKLGNTIISNTNMNAYRHGLHKATLVGRDGGVVGVGVNEKGETNTAKANAQDYYSILRTQSILEWVVYNGGFWKLRQLTVGYDFSKFLPKNSPISGVKLSFVANNVLMLKKWIDNIDPESFGNSSDNLSGIEMTGLPTTRSLGFNLNVKF, from the coding sequence ATGAAAAAACAATTACCAGATGGCTTGCCATCCATTTTGCTATCAACTAATGCCAGGTTGCTGGTGTTAAGCATACTTATCTTCTTTGTATGCTCTACAAGAATACTCGCTCAAAATACCCCCATTAGGGGAAAAGTACTGGAAGGTACCAGTAAGGAACCCCTGATAGGAGCCAGCGTAACTGTTAAAGGCGAAAGAATAGGAACAATTACAGATGCCAAAGGGGAATTTAGTTTGTCTGTACCTCCCAATGCTATACTTGAAATTTCTTCAATTGGCTATGTAACTCAAAGCGTGACTGTAGGTAACCAGACAATGCTTACAATTACTCTGGCTGAAGATTTAACCAATCTGGGTGAGGTGGTAGTTACAGCATTAGGTATCAAGAAAGAACAGAAAAAACTGGGCTATGCAACTTCCACAGTTTCAGCCGAACAAATCAGCGAGAATCGGTCTCCTAACTTTATCAATACACTTTCCGGCAAAATTGCCGGAGTAAATATTTCATCGCTGGGTACAGGTCCTGGTGGTACAGCTAAAGTCCGGATTCGGGGGCAATCCTCTATTGGTGGACAGAACGGACCACTGATCGTAGTGAACGGAGTTCCCATCAACAATACCAACTTCGGCTCTAATCAGGGGAATAGTGGAGCCGACAACTCCATCGCCAGTCGCATTGCTACCAATACATCAGATGGTGGAGATGGATTATCCAGTATCAATCCCGATGATATCGAAACGATGACTGTGTTGAAAGGAGCAACCGCGGCTGCGCTGTATGGATCACGAGCCAAAGATGGGGTGATAATGATTACCACCAAGTCCAAAGGTGAGAAAAAGGGAATTGGTCTTTCGTATAATCTCAACTATACCAATGACACTCCGCTAGACTTTACTGACTATCAATACGAGTATGGACAAGGAGAAAATGGTGTTCGACCCACCACAGCTAACCCTACATCCGGACAATGGTCGTTCGGTGAAAAGTTTGCCCCAGGCATGACTCAGGTTTTATTTAACAACATTACTGTACCATATGTCCCTGTACGCAACCGCATTCGTGATTTTTATCGGAACGGACAGAATATCTCACATACTGTTGCCTTATCAAGCAATGGTGAGAAAGGTGGACTGAACTTGTCCATTGCCAATATTGATAACAAGGGCATTGTACCTAACCACTCGTTTAACCGGAAGATAATAAATCTGGGTTTTTCCTATAATCTGACCCCTAAGCTGAGCTTTGCAGGTAATATTAACTACTCAAATGAGAAAACCAGAAATGCACCTAATATTTCACAGCAAGACCTGACGATTCCAACTTCCCTGATGAATCTTGCCAATTCCATGCCATTGGATTTGCTAGAGGCTAACAAGTTTAATGCCGATGGAAATGAAACCGTATACTCACGGTTTACCAATCGGACTAATCCATATTTTACTTTGTCCGAACGCTTTCAGAATGTGATACGTGACCGGATATTTGGCAATGTTTCTGTTAAATACAACATTCTGTCCTGGTTGTCTGTACAGGCTCGTGTAGGACAAGATTATTGGTCACGCGATCAGGATTACAACACGCCCACAGGTACCGCGTTCCTATCTCCTGCACCAGCAGGATTTGTCAATGGTAACTATGTACAGGAAACCCGCCGGTTCCGTGAAATCAACAAAGACATCCTGATTTCTGCTTCTAAAACATTTGGAAAATTTGGTATAGATCTTAATGTTGGTGGAAATCAGCTGTATGTACGTCAGGATTACAACTCTGTATATGTACAGGATTTTGTTGTGCGGGGACTGTATACTGTCATGAACAGCCGTCAGAAAGAACCCCTTTACGTTCTGACAGAACGAGCTGTTAATTCTCTTTACGGATCAGGTGAGTTTTCGTTTAAGAATTTTTTGTTTTTAAACGTGACTGCACGTAATGACTGGTTCTCTACTCTTTCCCCAGCCAATCGAAGCATTCTCTATCCATCCGTTTCACTGAGTTATGTATTGTCTGACTCGTTTGATGGTTTACCACAATGGGTCAATTTTGTCAAACTCAGAGCCGCTTATGCTCAGGTAGGTAGTGACACTGATGTACCTGCTTACTCAAACAACTTATTTTATAACATCAACCCTGCCTTGTTTGCCAATCCTTCAGGCTCTATGCAGCCAGTGGGAACCATATCTGGTAACACAGTTCCTAATCCCAATCTGAAACCCATGCGTGTAGACGAGAAAGAAGCGGGTTTTGAGGTAAAGTTGTTTAACAACCGTGTCAACATCGACTTTGCGATATATAAAAAGGTAACTACTGACCAGATTGTGACAGCTCAGGTTTCAGATGCCTCCGGTTATATAAATACATTGGTAAACAGTGGTCAAAGCCAGAATGTAGGTCAGGAAATGTTAGTTAATCTGGTCCCTGTTCAGTCATCTACTTTCAAATGGGATATTACCTTCAATGCTTCTCACAACAAAACTAAAGTATTGAGTTTGCTTACTGACAAACCCGGTGAAAGAATTACGGTAGGAACAGGTTTCTTTGGAGGAGAATTGCGTCAGGTTGTAGGCCAGGAAATGGGCCAGATCTATTCCTTCGGTTTTAGACGTGATGAACAAGGGCGACAGGTATTTGGTTCCAGCGGACTTCCTCTCCGAACTACTGACTTGATCAGTTTTGGCAGTGCATTACCTGAATGGGTAGGGGGTATCACCAATAGTTTTAATTACAAAGGTATTGCACTCTCTTTTCTGATTGATTTTAAGTTGGGTAATACCATAATTTCCAACACCAATATGAATGCCTATCGCCATGGATTGCATAAAGCCACACTGGTAGGAAGAGACGGTGGGGTAGTAGGAGTAGGAGTAAACGAAAAAGGAGAGACAAATACAGCAAAAGCCAATGCACAGGATTACTATTCCATTCTTCGTACACAATCCATTTTGGAATGGGTAGTATACAATGGAGGCTTCTGGAAATTACGTCAGCTTACTGTAGGATACGATTTTTCAAAATTCTTACCCAAAAATTCACCCATTTCTGGAGTTAAGCTAAGTTTTGTAGCTAATAATGTACTTATGCTGAAAAAATGGATAGACAATATTGATCCTGAATCGTTTGGCAATTCATCTGATAACCTTTCCGGTATTGAAATGACAGGTTTGCCTACTACCCGTAGTCTGGGATTTAACCTCAATGTTAAATTCTGA
- a CDS encoding sensor histidine kinase, protein MRSLLHFKWKQVLPDIIFWLAATLILTLFYRPTLPSYEFAFTLVLLVMPINILYYYVVVKWLLPRFLYKKRYGWLNVSILCIGLIAALLFRLNEILLLYPLISDAYTKAGWTLSYKIHDPFLAQLTDPVYIVNAIEQSNSIVWIALGITFFRMWFERRQAAMEAELNLLKAQVHPHFLFNTLNNLYSLTLQNSPQSPAIVLGLSTILRYMLYECNVEFISLAKEVRILESYMELEKIRYKERLDLNFTCKGDLFSQEIAPLLLMPLVENAFKHGASQEMAQAWINIDLQIKSSKLKFKVSNSIPDQDLVRSIESNDILTEKDGIGLANIQRRLDIIYPAAHRLRIFEEEDMFLAILEVELDRRVGI, encoded by the coding sequence ATGCGTTCTCTTCTTCATTTCAAATGGAAGCAAGTACTTCCGGATATTATATTCTGGTTGGCAGCAACCTTAATCCTAACTCTTTTTTACAGGCCTACTTTGCCCAGCTACGAATTTGCGTTTACACTTGTGTTGCTGGTGATGCCCATTAATATTCTGTATTATTATGTAGTAGTGAAATGGTTGCTTCCACGATTTCTCTATAAGAAAAGGTACGGGTGGCTTAATGTGAGTATACTATGCATAGGTCTGATAGCTGCCTTACTCTTTCGTCTCAATGAAATTTTGTTGTTATATCCACTGATCAGTGATGCCTATACAAAAGCAGGATGGACCTTATCCTATAAAATTCATGATCCCTTTCTGGCTCAGTTAACTGATCCGGTTTACATAGTCAATGCCATTGAACAAAGCAATAGTATTGTCTGGATTGCCCTTGGTATTACATTTTTCCGGATGTGGTTTGAGAGGCGTCAGGCAGCGATGGAAGCAGAACTCAATTTACTAAAAGCACAAGTACATCCTCATTTTTTGTTTAATACCCTCAATAACCTCTATTCACTTACACTGCAAAATTCACCTCAATCGCCTGCTATAGTATTAGGATTGTCAACCATCTTGCGGTATATGTTGTATGAGTGCAATGTCGAGTTCATATCGCTTGCCAAAGAAGTACGGATTCTGGAGAGTTATATGGAACTGGAGAAGATTCGCTACAAAGAAAGGCTGGACCTTAACTTCACCTGCAAAGGCGATTTATTCAGTCAGGAGATTGCTCCACTTCTATTAATGCCTCTAGTTGAAAATGCTTTTAAACACGGTGCAAGTCAGGAGATGGCACAAGCCTGGATTAATATTGATCTTCAGATAAAAAGCAGCAAGCTGAAGTTTAAGGTATCTAACAGTATACCTGACCAAGACTTAGTAAGAAGTATTGAGTCTAACGATATACTTACTGAGAAGGATGGGATAGGCTTAGCAAATATCCAAAGAAGACTGGATATCATTTATCCGGCTGCTCATAGGCTTCGTATATTTGAGGAGGAAGATATGTTTCTGGCTATTCTGGAAGTGGAGCTGGATAGACGAGTGGGTATATAA
- a CDS encoding Crp/Fnr family transcriptional regulator, with protein sequence MQPSYLFFAFYPKKLFYWFMADFFTFCNDFSPLDEAAVNDLIPHTKTRIFQKGDTIVYNGEVCRHLFFINSGLTKICSFKQDKEFIMRFFSENVMFSVFESFLTQTPSNFEMIALEPTTLTLISYDSMEMLCHKHHSLETFFRKLVSRATVKMTKRISEMLEENATTRYHQFVKENNHLIHRISLGDMARYLGITQQSLSRIRAQR encoded by the coding sequence TTGCAACCTTCCTATCTTTTCTTTGCATTTTATCCAAAGAAGCTTTTCTATTGGTTTATGGCTGACTTTTTTACTTTTTGCAATGATTTTTCTCCTTTGGATGAAGCTGCTGTCAACGATTTGATACCCCATACAAAGACAAGAATATTCCAGAAGGGCGATACCATCGTTTACAATGGCGAAGTATGCCGGCATCTGTTTTTTATCAATTCCGGACTTACCAAAATCTGTTCTTTCAAACAAGACAAAGAGTTCATCATGCGTTTTTTTTCTGAAAATGTGATGTTTAGCGTCTTTGAAAGCTTTCTTACTCAAACACCCTCCAATTTTGAGATGATTGCACTGGAACCAACCACACTAACACTGATTTCATATGATTCCATGGAAATGCTCTGTCATAAACACCATTCTCTGGAAACATTTTTCCGAAAGCTGGTTTCCAGAGCAACAGTCAAAATGACCAAACGAATCAGTGAAATGCTGGAGGAAAACGCTACTACACGTTATCACCAGTTTGTAAAAGAAAACAATCACCTTATTCACCGCATTAGCCTTGGTGATATGGCCAGATACCTGGGTATAACCCAGCAGTCGTTAAGTAGAATTCGGGCCCAAAGGTAA
- a CDS encoding ThuA domain-containing protein: MLTKKHFSFLIIFCLAICCVPAFAQSSRIRALIVDGQNNHEQWPKITAMMKQYLEQTGKFSVDVQRTQFTWQGDKYIEAYPIKGLRQTQALAQSKVDSTFHPDFSTYDLIICNFGWNAAPWTTKTQANFEKYMKNGGGLVVIHAADNSFPEWPAYNQMIGLGGWGDRTEKDGPYVYYDQNDKLVKDTQPGKAGSHGSQFDFLITLRDTTHPITKGMPKKWLHNKDELYDRLRGPAKNMQILATAFSPKSNNGTDRNEPTLITIHYGKGRIFHMTLGHADYSAECVGFITCLQRGSQWAATGKVDIPIPDDFPTETEKRQRKFDK, from the coding sequence ATGCTTACCAAAAAACATTTTTCTTTTCTGATCATATTTTGTCTGGCTATTTGTTGCGTGCCAGCGTTCGCACAATCTTCCCGGATACGTGCTCTTATTGTAGATGGGCAAAATAACCATGAACAATGGCCCAAGATTACTGCCATGATGAAACAATACCTGGAACAAACCGGAAAGTTTTCTGTAGATGTGCAACGCACACAATTTACCTGGCAGGGAGATAAATATATAGAAGCCTATCCCATCAAAGGTCTGCGACAAACACAGGCACTAGCTCAGTCCAAAGTAGATTCAACGTTTCACCCTGACTTTTCTACGTATGACCTCATCATCTGCAATTTCGGATGGAATGCAGCTCCATGGACAACCAAAACTCAGGCAAACTTTGAAAAGTACATGAAAAACGGAGGGGGTTTGGTAGTCATTCATGCAGCGGATAACTCCTTTCCGGAATGGCCTGCCTATAATCAGATGATCGGTCTGGGAGGCTGGGGAGATCGTACTGAAAAAGATGGTCCGTATGTTTACTATGATCAGAATGATAAGCTGGTTAAGGATACACAACCAGGCAAAGCCGGTTCACATGGTTCTCAGTTTGACTTTCTGATTACACTTCGTGATACAACCCATCCCATTACCAAAGGAATGCCCAAAAAATGGTTACACAACAAGGATGAACTCTATGACCGGTTACGGGGCCCGGCTAAAAACATGCAGATACTGGCTACGGCATTTTCACCCAAAAGCAACAATGGTACGGATCGTAACGAACCCACGTTGATAACCATTCACTATGGAAAAGGACGCATCTTCCATATGACATTGGGTCATGCTGACTACTCAGCAGAGTGTGTAGGTTTTATCACTTGCCTTCAACGAGGTAGTCAGTGGGCAGCTACCGGAAAAGTAGACATTCCGATTCCAGACGACTTCCCCACAGAAACGGAAAAACGTCAGCGGAAGTTTGATAAATAA